The window GGGGCCATAGCATAACGTCAAGCCTCCCTTATAGGCGTATTGCTGCCCCCTATATTCTAGCATTGATATGGCAAGAAAAAGGCGTGAAGGCGCGGATCGCACAGGGTTCGGCCAAGCTGATTGCCACCCGGCCACCACCTCTGACCTGGACGAACGGACCTTCGTCCAGGCGCTCCTCAACAAAGCCCTTGTTGATCCTTTATGGGGTCTTGCCTGTGCCAGCGCGGCTAGGGCCCTAAGACGTCAGCCTGCGCCGAACATCTTTCTGAGATTGGCAAAGCCCGCCTCATACACGCCGCGAACGGCCGCGACAGCATCGCCTTCCGCTGCGCCCTTGGCCTCAAAATCGCTTGACCATTCGACTTCGCAGCCACTGCCCTTGCTGTGTACCGTGATAGTCGCCTTGTAGTTAGCGATCGGCAGCGGCCCCGGCGAGAGTATCTCGTAACTATAACTGCGCGCACCGCCGTCATGGGTCGTCTGGCGCTCGACGATGGATCCGCCGCCGGCCAGCGCCAGATGACGGATTGTTTCACCATCCTTGGTTTCGATCTCACACTTTTCGACTGCGGGATGCCAATCCGGCACGCCATTGAATTGGCCGATCAATCCCCAAACGATATCGGCTGGCACCAATAGGGGCTGCTTCAGGTTTACACTTGCCATTGCTTGGTCCTCCCTTGGCTTTTCTATTTCACCAAGGGTGAGCCTCCTGGGCCCTGATGGCAAGCATCCTCGGCCACCTGGCCTTCAGACCTCGCGTCCCAAGGTCTGCATAAGCTCTCGCCACTCGCGCGGAGACAAACCGGTGTCGGCAGGGTCAACCGTCTCCCCCGCCAACAGGCGTTGCACGACGTCCAGGGCGCCTCGCGAAAAGGTCACTGCCCCGACCACGTAATCCTCGAAGGCTTCGTAACTTGCGGGGACCCAGCGCTTCAGCGTCTCCAGCATCGCCTCCGCATAAACCCGAATCTCATACTGAGCATGCGGGTCGGCACGCAGCGACAGGAAATGCAGCAGATTATGGAGATTCACCTTCCAGTACCACTGGGTGTAGAGGTTGAGCGTCAGATTCATACGCGCCAGTTCA is drawn from Limibacillus halophilus and contains these coding sequences:
- a CDS encoding SRPBCC family protein — its product is MASVNLKQPLLVPADIVWGLIGQFNGVPDWHPAVEKCEIETKDGETIRHLALAGGGSIVERQTTHDGGARSYSYEILSPGPLPIANYKATITVHSKGSGCEVEWSSDFEAKGAAEGDAVAAVRGVYEAGFANLRKMFGAG